Proteins encoded together in one Chitinophaga sp. LS1 window:
- a CDS encoding FAD-dependent oxidoreductase, which translates to MKIIIIGGGIIGLSSALYLQSAGHNITIVDRTDMLNGCSYGNAGYICPSHFVPLATPGIVWQGLKWMLNSKSPFYIKPSLNSSLVKWGLQFYKSATTSHVEKSAVPLRDIALLSKHLYEEWTKLPGLEFSYDPTGMLELFQREASAHHAEHTIKAAKELGIDAQLIDKATLQQMEPDTEIKALGAVYFPGDAQLYPNQLMSSLITYLKSKGVIFEGNREVTGFTKNGVITSKGNIEADHIIVAAGVWSGELAKLLNLNIPMVGGRGYSVTYEDAPWKVRRSVILSEARVAISPMNGNKIRFGGTMEITPVNTPPRMERVQGILESVKRYFPAYDIPLPTQDKVWYGYRPCSADGLPHIGTLKNYPNVTVATGHSMLGISLGAATGKLVSEIINGDQLSMDITPFRVDRF; encoded by the coding sequence ATGAAGATCATCATCATAGGCGGCGGCATCATCGGATTATCCAGTGCACTTTATCTTCAATCCGCCGGACACAATATCACTATCGTAGATCGTACCGACATGCTCAACGGCTGCTCTTATGGCAATGCCGGTTATATCTGTCCCAGCCACTTCGTACCCCTCGCTACACCCGGTATCGTATGGCAGGGCCTCAAATGGATGCTCAATTCAAAAAGCCCGTTTTACATCAAGCCGTCTTTAAATAGCAGCCTTGTAAAATGGGGACTTCAGTTTTACAAAAGCGCCACTACATCTCATGTAGAGAAATCCGCCGTTCCTTTAAGAGACATCGCTTTACTCAGCAAACATCTCTATGAAGAATGGACGAAACTACCCGGCCTGGAATTCAGCTATGACCCTACCGGTATGCTGGAACTCTTCCAGCGCGAAGCCAGCGCTCACCATGCTGAACACACCATCAAAGCTGCTAAAGAACTGGGCATCGATGCACAACTCATAGACAAAGCAACGTTACAACAAATGGAACCCGATACGGAAATCAAGGCCCTCGGTGCGGTGTATTTTCCCGGCGATGCTCAGCTCTATCCAAACCAGCTGATGTCCAGCCTGATCACCTACCTGAAAAGTAAAGGCGTCATATTCGAAGGTAACAGGGAAGTGACAGGGTTTACTAAAAACGGCGTTATCACCAGCAAAGGCAATATAGAAGCTGACCATATCATCGTCGCCGCCGGTGTATGGAGTGGGGAATTAGCAAAGCTTTTAAACCTGAACATACCCATGGTCGGAGGTCGTGGCTACTCCGTTACCTACGAAGACGCACCATGGAAAGTAAGAAGATCTGTGATCCTCAGCGAAGCCCGCGTAGCTATTTCCCCGATGAATGGCAATAAGATCCGTTTTGGTGGTACCATGGAAATCACCCCTGTGAACACGCCTCCACGTATGGAAAGAGTACAGGGCATTCTCGAATCAGTGAAAAGATATTTCCCTGCTTACGACATTCCATTACCCACGCAGGATAAAGTATGGTATGGCTATCGCCCTTGCAGCGCAGATGGTCTGCCACATATCGGTACATTGAAAAACTATCCGAATGTCACAGTGGCCACCGGTCACTCCATGCTGGGTATCAGCCTGGGTGCCGCCACTGGTAAGCTCGTGAGCGAAATTATCAACGGCGATCAGTTATCCATGGATATCACACCGTTCAGGGTAGACCGATTCTAA
- a CDS encoding DUF885 family protein: MKRLILSMMLGTTMPVWAQQKDISDLLIHYEADRGSLYRFYQIDESPEKNSRFITFNNDYLAQLEAVNFDALTTDGKVDYILFRTKLKENIYHLDEASTQVKTLAPWFPIADKIYAAEKIRRRGGKQDAQALAGTYREMALAIKEKEKQLTNNTDLNIYLLRRGEQVTKGLQEAIHSIQTFYNAYDPLFTWWIPAPYAQLDSALTSYANAWRTKMKQAPGTKDDGSGITGHPIGREELIRQLQTELIPYSPEELIDIANKEFAFCDKEMLKASREMGFGDDWHKALEKVKNTYVPAGDQPEAIMKLYNESVDFIKGHHLVTIPPLAEETWRMIMMTPERQLVNPFFTGGEELSISYPTNDMEEADKLMSMRGNNPHFSRATVHHELFAGHALQEFMTNRYKTYRHFETPFWIEGWSLYWEMLLWDLKFPQSPEDRVGMLFWRMHRCARIIFSLNYHLGKWTPQQCIDFLVDRVGHERANAAGEVRRSFKGDYSPLYQVAYMIGGLQFMALKKELVDSGKMTYQQYHDAIMQNNMLPVEMIRVILENKTITKDFKSNWRFY; encoded by the coding sequence ATGAAAAGACTCATTCTCTCGATGATGCTGGGGACCACCATGCCCGTATGGGCACAACAGAAGGATATCAGTGATCTGCTCATTCACTACGAAGCAGACAGGGGCAGCTTATACCGCTTTTACCAGATCGATGAATCACCGGAAAAAAATTCCCGCTTTATAACATTCAACAACGACTACCTGGCCCAACTGGAAGCGGTCAACTTCGATGCACTCACCACTGATGGCAAAGTTGACTACATCCTCTTCCGCACAAAACTCAAAGAAAATATTTACCACCTGGACGAAGCCAGTACACAGGTAAAAACACTGGCACCCTGGTTTCCCATAGCTGACAAAATTTACGCTGCTGAAAAGATCAGAAGAAGAGGTGGCAAGCAGGATGCGCAGGCATTGGCAGGCACCTATAGAGAAATGGCCCTCGCCATCAAGGAAAAAGAAAAACAGTTAACCAATAATACAGACCTCAACATCTACCTGCTGCGCAGAGGCGAGCAGGTAACCAAAGGTCTGCAGGAAGCGATCCATAGCATTCAAACCTTTTACAATGCCTATGATCCCCTGTTCACCTGGTGGATACCTGCTCCCTATGCACAACTCGACTCTGCATTGACCAGTTATGCCAATGCATGGAGAACGAAAATGAAACAAGCTCCGGGTACTAAAGACGATGGCAGCGGCATTACCGGTCATCCTATTGGCAGAGAAGAACTGATCCGTCAGTTACAAACTGAACTGATCCCCTATTCTCCTGAAGAGCTGATCGATATCGCTAACAAGGAGTTCGCTTTCTGTGACAAAGAAATGCTGAAAGCCAGCCGTGAAATGGGCTTTGGCGATGACTGGCACAAAGCACTGGAAAAAGTAAAGAACACTTATGTACCTGCCGGCGATCAACCGGAAGCCATTATGAAACTCTACAACGAATCTGTAGACTTCATCAAAGGCCACCACCTCGTGACCATTCCACCACTGGCAGAAGAAACCTGGCGCATGATCATGATGACGCCTGAGCGTCAGCTGGTGAATCCATTCTTTACAGGAGGTGAGGAGCTAAGTATTTCCTATCCTACGAACGATATGGAAGAAGCAGATAAACTCATGAGTATGCGTGGCAACAACCCACACTTCTCCCGTGCTACCGTGCACCATGAGCTGTTTGCAGGGCATGCCTTACAGGAATTTATGACCAACCGTTATAAGACGTATCGTCACTTTGAAACCCCTTTCTGGATAGAGGGCTGGTCCCTCTACTGGGAAATGCTGCTGTGGGATCTGAAATTTCCGCAGTCACCCGAAGACCGCGTAGGCATGCTCTTCTGGAGAATGCATCGCTGTGCCAGGATTATATTTTCCCTCAATTACCATCTTGGTAAATGGACGCCGCAACAATGTATCGACTTCCTCGTAGACAGGGTCGGGCATGAAAGAGCCAATGCCGCCGGCGAAGTACGCCGTTCTTTCAAAGGTGATTACAGTCCGCTCTACCAGGTAGCGTATATGATTGGTGGCCTGCAATTCATGGCCCTGAAAAAAGAACTGGTAGACAGTGGTAAGATGACTTACCAGCAATACCACGATGCGATTATGCAAAATAATATGTTGCCAGTAGAGATGATCAGGGTGATCCTCGAAAACAAAACGATCACTAAAGATTTTAAATCGAACTGGCGCTTCTATTAA
- a CDS encoding 4-hydroxyproline epimerase has translation MKKTFFCIDAHTCGNPVRLVAGGGPVLHGATMSDKRNHFLQEYDWIRKGLMFEPRGHDMMSGSILYPPHDPSNDVAVLFIETSGCLPMCGHGTIGTITIAIEEGLITPKIPGIVRMEAPAGLVIIEYKQEGNKVKSVKLTNVASYLAATDLVVECPDLGPLKVDVSYGGNYYAIVDVQENFPGLEHYTASQLISWARELRTRINEKYTFVHPDNPHINGCSHVLWTGRVLDPTSTARNAVFYGDKAIDRSPCGTGTSARMAQWYAKGKLKKGDAFVHESIIGSKFIGTIEEETTVGGMPAIRPGIEGWARIYGYNTISIDPEDDPYAYGFTVL, from the coding sequence GTGAAGAAAACATTTTTTTGTATCGATGCCCACACCTGTGGGAATCCTGTGCGACTGGTAGCCGGTGGAGGACCTGTACTCCATGGCGCCACTATGAGTGATAAGCGCAACCATTTTTTACAGGAATACGACTGGATCCGCAAAGGACTGATGTTCGAACCGCGCGGACACGACATGATGAGCGGCAGTATCCTGTATCCACCACATGACCCGTCGAACGACGTGGCGGTTTTATTTATCGAAACCAGTGGTTGTCTGCCTATGTGCGGGCATGGTACGATCGGGACCATCACCATTGCGATTGAAGAAGGACTCATTACTCCTAAGATTCCAGGCATTGTACGCATGGAAGCGCCCGCCGGCCTGGTCATCATCGAATACAAACAGGAAGGCAATAAAGTAAAGAGTGTCAAACTGACCAATGTTGCTTCTTATCTGGCGGCTACCGATCTGGTAGTGGAATGCCCTGATCTGGGCCCACTGAAAGTAGATGTTTCTTATGGAGGGAATTACTATGCCATCGTAGATGTGCAGGAAAACTTCCCGGGGCTGGAACATTATACAGCTTCTCAGTTGATTAGCTGGGCGCGTGAATTGAGAACCCGAATCAATGAGAAATACACTTTCGTACATCCTGATAATCCTCACATCAACGGTTGCTCACATGTACTCTGGACGGGTCGTGTGCTGGATCCAACTTCTACTGCACGGAATGCTGTTTTCTATGGTGATAAGGCGATTGACCGCTCCCCCTGTGGTACCGGTACCTCGGCACGCATGGCGCAGTGGTATGCAAAAGGGAAACTGAAGAAAGGAGATGCTTTTGTTCATGAGAGTATCATCGGTTCTAAGTTTATTGGTACTATAGAAGAGGAAACGACGGTAGGTGGTATGCCTGCGATCAGACCGGGTATTGAGGGATGGGCAAGGATTTATGGATATAATACGATCTCAATAGATCCGGAGGATGATCCGTATGCATATGGGTTTACTGTATTGTAA